A region from the Chromatiales bacterium genome encodes:
- a CDS encoding response regulator has protein sequence MISEDVTAPTTVRSRLLLVDDEPNTLQALRRMFRHEPYELLLASGGEEGLAILSHHEVGVIISDYRMPGMNGVDFLRQVKTRWPDTLRIVLSGFTDLRSVTSAINEGAVYKFLTKPWNDEELREITREAFSLYELQRENRRLNAELREANAELASLNQALERRVEEKTRHLEIHAASLRISHEMLDRLPVAALGIDPDGIVAYANEEAMRLFSASPGAALVGTSLAQCAAALSDSLRASSEAFFTQALELAGIGPVAAQVRRMGRSSASQGWIVTLIRQEGCHDAD, from the coding sequence GTGATCAGCGAGGATGTAACGGCACCGACGACAGTCCGTTCGCGGCTGCTGCTGGTCGATGACGAGCCCAACACGCTGCAGGCCCTGCGTCGCATGTTTCGTCATGAGCCCTATGAGCTGTTGCTGGCCTCCGGTGGCGAGGAGGGACTGGCGATACTTTCGCATCATGAGGTTGGCGTGATCATATCCGACTACCGCATGCCCGGGATGAACGGCGTGGACTTCCTGCGCCAGGTGAAGACGCGCTGGCCCGATACCCTGCGTATCGTGCTCAGCGGATTCACGGACCTGCGTTCGGTGACCTCGGCCATCAACGAGGGCGCCGTATACAAGTTCCTGACCAAGCCCTGGAACGATGAAGAGCTGCGCGAGATCACGCGCGAGGCGTTTTCCCTCTACGAACTGCAGCGTGAAAACCGGCGTCTCAATGCCGAACTGCGCGAGGCCAATGCGGAACTGGCCAGTCTCAACCAGGCACTGGAGCGGCGGGTGGAGGAAAAGACCCGGCACCTGGAGATACACGCCGCCTCCCTGCGCATCTCGCACGAAATGCTGGACCGCCTGCCTGTCGCGGCGCTCGGCATCGATCCGGATGGCATTGTCGCCTATGCGAACGAGGAGGCCATGCGCCTGTTTTCCGCCAGCCCGGGCGCTGCCCTGGTGGGGACCTCACTCGCGCAGTGCGCAGCGGCCTTGTCCGACAGCCTGCGCGCATCATCGGAAGCCTTTTTTACACAGGCTCTGGAATTGGCGGGTATCGGCCCGGTGGCTGCGCAGGTGCGCCGCATGGGCAGGTCCTCGGCATCGCAAGGCTGGATCGTGACGTTGATCCGGCAGGAGGGGTGTCACGATGCCGATTGA
- a CDS encoding SCP-2 sterol transfer family protein, with product MAELFSADWMKAYMDAWNSDGALADELERINFNAVIGYGYDSDPAPSVVYVVNGGRITSIGPHNGETLNWDLRASPDQWAQWMAKPPSLMALALAYTQRKLRFRSGDYASMVKDPRMAGPFVKSFDVMRRALA from the coding sequence ATGGCTGAACTGTTTTCCGCGGACTGGATGAAGGCCTACATGGATGCCTGGAACAGCGATGGGGCGCTGGCCGACGAACTGGAACGCATCAACTTCAATGCGGTCATCGGTTACGGGTATGACAGCGATCCCGCGCCCAGCGTGGTTTATGTGGTGAATGGGGGGCGTATCACCTCCATCGGCCCGCATAATGGCGAGACCCTGAACTGGGATCTGCGCGCGAGCCCCGATCAGTGGGCGCAGTGGATGGCCAAGCCGCCCAGCCTGATGGCGCTTGCGCTGGCCTATACCCAGCGCAAGCTGCGCTTCCGCTCCGGCGACTATGCCTCGATGGTCAAGGATCCGCGCATGGCGGGCCCCTTCGTCAAGAGCTTCGACGTGATGCGCCGCGCACTGGCCTGA
- a CDS encoding RluA family pseudouridine synthase, translating to MTATPERARQGVRHVEVGQQDAGQRLDNFLARHLKGVPRSRVYKMLRKGEVRVNRKRARADYRVEAGDEVRLPPVYQAAPGERPSVPPAVRERIEAAIVYEDDALLVVDKPAGLAVHGGSGLAFGLIEALREARPNQPFLELGHRLDRDTSGCLVIAKTRPALNAFHWQLREGGVEKHYLALVTGRWQGGTRRVDEALARTGRRGQERLVAIDEEGKDSVSHFTPVTRLARFTLMDVRIDTGRTHQIRVHAAHLGHPLAGDDKYGDFECNRELKRHGLKRLFLHAAHLRFRLPETGGNYDITTRLPPELQQVLDELET from the coding sequence ATGACCGCAACCCCTGAACGGGCGCGGCAGGGCGTCCGCCATGTCGAGGTCGGACAGCAGGACGCCGGCCAGCGACTCGACAACTTTCTTGCCCGCCACCTCAAGGGCGTTCCCCGCAGCCGCGTGTACAAGATGCTCCGCAAGGGCGAGGTGCGGGTGAACCGCAAGCGCGCCAGGGCGGACTACCGCGTGGAGGCCGGCGACGAGGTACGTCTGCCGCCCGTGTACCAGGCGGCACCCGGCGAGCGCCCGTCGGTGCCGCCGGCGGTGCGTGAACGGATCGAGGCGGCCATTGTCTACGAGGACGACGCACTGCTGGTGGTCGACAAGCCGGCGGGGCTGGCCGTCCACGGTGGCAGCGGCCTCGCCTTCGGTCTCATCGAGGCCCTGCGGGAGGCGCGCCCCAACCAGCCCTTTCTGGAGCTCGGTCATCGCCTGGACCGCGACACCAGCGGCTGCCTGGTGATCGCCAAGACCCGCCCGGCACTCAACGCCTTTCATTGGCAGCTGCGCGAGGGGGGGGTGGAGAAACACTACCTGGCCCTGGTGACCGGGCGCTGGCAGGGCGGGACGCGCCGGGTGGACGAGGCGCTGGCCCGCACGGGGCGTCGCGGCCAGGAACGCCTGGTGGCGATCGATGAAGAGGGCAAGGATTCGGTCAGCCACTTCACGCCGGTGACCCGGCTGGCACGGTTCACCCTGATGGACGTACGCATCGATACCGGTCGCACCCACCAGATCCGCGTGCATGCCGCGCACCTGGGGCATCCGCTGGCCGGCGACGACAAGTACGGCGACTTCGAGTGCAACCGGGAACTGAAGCGGCACGGGCTCAAGCGCCTGTTCCTGCATGCAGCGCACCTGCGCTTTCGCCTGCCGGAGACCGGTGGTAACTACGACATCACGACACGGCTGCCGCCCGAGTTGCAGCAGGTGCTGGACGAGCTGGAGACATGA
- a CDS encoding S49 family peptidase, translated as MTEQNPEPRSGNAPDNWERQVITQLALEGLREQKLARRWRIVMFFLVITLMTVSLLGPYLLNMASQGRVGKHTALVDLSGVISADSDASADRIVTGLRAAFEDRNTVGVILRINSPGGSPVQSGYINDEIERLRSEYPDIPLYAVVMDICASGGYYVAAAADRIYADKASVVGSIGVRFDGFGFVDAIDRLGIERRLMTAGEHKGLLDPFLPEGETEKAHMQDLLDAIHQQFIDTVKRGRGDRLADDPAIFSGLVWTGDQALALGLVDELGSAGYVAREVIGESNIVDFTPRKSVFDRFLTNLGASVAKGAVEAVTEPTLR; from the coding sequence ATGACCGAGCAGAATCCGGAGCCGCGCAGCGGCAACGCCCCCGACAACTGGGAGCGCCAGGTGATCACCCAGCTCGCCCTGGAAGGGCTGCGCGAGCAGAAGCTGGCGCGCCGCTGGCGCATCGTCATGTTCTTCCTGGTCATCACCCTGATGACCGTGAGCCTGCTTGGCCCGTACCTGCTGAACATGGCGAGCCAGGGCCGCGTCGGCAAGCACACCGCGCTGGTGGACCTCTCGGGTGTGATCTCCGCCGATTCCGATGCCTCGGCGGATCGCATCGTCACCGGTCTGCGCGCGGCCTTCGAGGACAGGAACACCGTGGGCGTGATCCTGCGCATCAACAGCCCCGGCGGCAGCCCCGTGCAGTCCGGTTACATCAACGACGAGATCGAGCGCCTGCGCAGCGAGTACCCGGACATCCCGCTGTATGCCGTGGTGATGGACATCTGCGCCTCCGGCGGCTACTACGTGGCCGCGGCCGCCGATCGCATCTATGCCGACAAGGCGAGCGTGGTGGGCTCCATCGGCGTGCGTTTCGACGGCTTCGGCTTCGTCGATGCCATCGACCGGCTGGGTATCGAACGCCGGCTGATGACCGCCGGCGAGCACAAGGGGCTGCTGGACCCCTTCCTGCCGGAGGGCGAGACGGAGAAGGCGCATATGCAGGACCTGCTGGATGCCATCCACCAGCAGTTCATCGACACCGTGAAGCGTGGACGCGGCGATCGCCTGGCCGATGACCCGGCGATCTTCTCGGGCCTGGTCTGGACCGGCGACCAGGCGCTGGCGCTGGGGCTGGTGGACGAGCTGGGCAGTGCGGGCTACGTGGCGCGCGAGGTGATCGGCGAGTCCAATATCGTCGACTTCACGCCGCGCAAGAGCGTGTTCGACCGCTTCCTCACCAACCTCGGCGCCTCGGTGGCGAAGGGGGCGGTGGAGGCCGTCACGGAGCCGACCCTGCGCTAG
- a CDS encoding HDOD domain-containing protein, whose translation MTPADLERELADLPPLPAVLLQALEVFDDPEFEFERLDLVIRKDQSLVSQVLRVANSPFYGLTGKVSSLRDAFVILGSNTLRNLVLGVGIIRVLGNAAGGPLDQQGLWAHAYGVAMLARRLAIDVPGVDEEAAFVAGLLHDVGKAFMNLRFAEELRRVVAYCKTHDCRFIEAEAALLELDHAHVGGHLARRWHLSPEIVSAIGLHHSIDRAGGAPLADIVHVADALCRALAFGNPGDDGVTTIEPAALERLGLDAGALDVVLDAVWGQLAAGSGFSLAD comes from the coding sequence ATGACCCCGGCCGATCTGGAACGCGAACTGGCGGACCTGCCACCCCTGCCCGCCGTCCTGCTGCAGGCCCTGGAGGTCTTCGATGACCCGGAGTTCGAGTTCGAGCGTCTGGATCTGGTGATACGCAAGGACCAGTCGCTGGTGTCGCAGGTACTGCGGGTCGCGAATTCACCGTTTTACGGCCTGACAGGCAAGGTATCGTCGCTGCGGGATGCCTTCGTGATTCTCGGCAGCAATACACTGCGCAATCTGGTGCTGGGTGTGGGTATCATCCGCGTGCTCGGCAACGCTGCCGGTGGGCCGCTGGATCAGCAGGGTCTCTGGGCGCATGCGTATGGCGTGGCCATGCTCGCCCGGCGGCTCGCCATCGACGTGCCCGGCGTGGACGAGGAGGCCGCCTTTGTCGCCGGCTTATTGCATGATGTCGGCAAGGCCTTCATGAACCTGCGCTTTGCCGAAGAACTCCGTCGTGTGGTTGCCTATTGCAAGACCCATGATTGCCGCTTCATCGAGGCCGAGGCCGCCCTGCTGGAACTGGATCACGCACATGTCGGCGGGCACCTGGCCAGGCGCTGGCATCTCTCGCCCGAGATCGTATCGGCCATCGGCCTGCATCACTCGATAGACAGGGCGGGCGGGGCGCCACTTGCCGATATCGTCCACGTCGCCGATGCCCTCTGCCGTGCGCTGGCCTTCGGCAACCCGGGTGACGATGGCGTGACCACCATCGAGCCCGCGGCGCTCGAACGCCTGGGACTGGATGCCGGCGCGCTCGATGTCGTGCTCGATGCGGTGTGGGGGCAGCTGGCGGCAGGCAGCGGATTTTCACTGGCCGACTGA
- a CDS encoding low molecular weight phosphotyrosine protein phosphatase, with protein MSTPIRVLFVCMGNICRSPTAQGVFEALVEREGLSAHIEIDSAGTHAYHVGNPPDERAREAAARRGVEIGHQRARRVSDEDFTGWDYILAMDEDNLSILQASCPTGHRERIRLFLDFAPDSPVREVPDPYYGGAAGFERVLDLVEQAAEGLLADIRRRLK; from the coding sequence ATGAGTACTCCGATACGTGTGCTGTTCGTCTGCATGGGCAACATCTGCCGCTCACCGACGGCCCAGGGTGTCTTCGAGGCGCTGGTCGAGCGGGAAGGGCTGTCGGCGCACATCGAGATCGATTCGGCGGGAACCCATGCCTATCACGTCGGCAATCCCCCGGATGAGCGCGCGCGGGAAGCGGCGGCTCGCCGCGGGGTCGAGATCGGCCACCAGCGGGCGCGACGCGTGAGCGACGAAGACTTCACTGGCTGGGATTACATCCTCGCCATGGACGAGGACAATCTCTCCATTCTGCAGGCAAGCTGCCCGACCGGGCATCGCGAGCGCATCCGCCTGTTTCTCGACTTCGCCCCGGACAGTCCGGTGCGCGAGGTGCCGGACCCCTATTACGGCGGTGCCGCCGGTTTCGAGCGCGTGCTCGACCTGGTGGAGCAGGCGGCCGAAGGCCTGCTGGCGGACATCCGTCGTCGCCTGAAATAG
- a CDS encoding methyl-accepting chemotaxis protein yields the protein MHWFQNLSFRNKLLIPLGLVAALFIAMAAVSISKLMVLGEEIDELATLDVNGLNFLLQADRDLYQAQVAERSLLFLEPGSDAYRKMLGMHDENIVQARDRIGKFITLVEEAGKVDMLGLGQAIADYRQAQANWERQTRALVANLTDNALSGREEATALSFGAVGQSFEGMRDHIDVMGEIMLNRTQAVATMGQNDVAAGQQLVVTLLVAGIAIILLIAIVMPLLIVRPMRALIGHLENVAQGEGDLTVRLDASTRDEMGRLARAFNQFVAKLQELVARSVDSTAQLSAASEELSMVATDSRQAVSQQLSEIDQVATAMNEMTATVQEVARNAQEAEMAARAADEQASGGQRVVHDTVAAINALAARVEGLSQTMTSLESASVDIGTVLEVIKGIAEQTNLLALNAAIEAARAGEQGRGFAVVADEVRQLASRTQQSTREIQGMIESLQATASQAAGEMEAGRKDAETSVEKAAQAGKALDDIARAVKTITDMNVQIASAAEEQAAVTEELNRNTSNIQALANQSADGSRQTDEASQELARLAADLQMGLGQFKV from the coding sequence ATGCACTGGTTTCAGAATCTTTCCTTTCGCAACAAGCTCCTGATCCCGCTGGGGCTGGTTGCGGCACTCTTCATCGCCATGGCGGCGGTCTCCATCAGCAAGCTCATGGTGCTGGGAGAAGAGATCGACGAGCTGGCCACGCTGGACGTGAACGGTCTCAACTTCCTCCTGCAGGCCGACCGCGACCTCTATCAGGCCCAGGTGGCCGAGCGCAGTCTGTTGTTCCTGGAGCCAGGGTCGGACGCCTACCGGAAGATGCTGGGCATGCACGACGAAAACATCGTGCAGGCCCGCGACCGCATCGGCAAGTTCATCACCCTGGTGGAGGAGGCCGGCAAGGTCGACATGCTGGGGCTGGGTCAGGCCATCGCCGACTACCGTCAGGCCCAGGCCAACTGGGAGCGCCAGACCCGTGCACTGGTCGCCAACCTCACCGACAACGCCCTCAGTGGCCGCGAGGAGGCCACCGCGCTGAGCTTCGGGGCAGTGGGCCAGTCCTTCGAGGGCATGCGCGACCACATCGACGTGATGGGCGAGATCATGCTCAACCGCACCCAGGCGGTCGCGACCATGGGCCAGAACGATGTCGCCGCCGGCCAGCAACTCGTCGTCACCCTGCTCGTTGCGGGCATCGCGATCATCCTGCTCATCGCCATCGTCATGCCGTTGCTGATCGTGCGGCCCATGCGCGCGCTCATCGGTCACCTTGAGAACGTCGCCCAGGGCGAGGGCGACCTCACCGTGCGCCTGGATGCCAGCACCCGTGACGAGATGGGGCGGCTGGCCCGTGCCTTCAACCAGTTCGTCGCCAAGCTGCAGGAGCTGGTGGCCCGTTCCGTCGACTCCACCGCCCAGCTCAGTGCGGCCTCGGAGGAGCTCTCCATGGTCGCCACCGACAGCCGCCAGGCCGTCAGCCAGCAGCTCAGCGAGATCGATCAGGTTGCTACCGCCATGAACGAGATGACGGCCACCGTGCAGGAGGTCGCGCGCAATGCCCAGGAGGCCGAGATGGCGGCCCGTGCGGCCGACGAGCAGGCCAGCGGCGGGCAGCGGGTGGTGCACGACACCGTGGCGGCCATCAATGCCCTGGCTGCGCGCGTCGAAGGACTTTCCCAGACCATGACCAGTCTCGAGAGTGCCAGCGTGGATATCGGCACCGTGCTCGAGGTGATCAAGGGCATTGCCGAGCAGACCAACCTGCTGGCGCTCAACGCCGCCATCGAGGCCGCGCGTGCCGGCGAGCAGGGCAGGGGCTTCGCCGTGGTGGCCGACGAGGTGCGCCAGCTAGCCTCGCGCACCCAGCAGTCCACCCGCGAGATCCAGGGCATGATCGAATCCCTGCAGGCCACCGCCAGCCAGGCTGCCGGCGAGATGGAGGCGGGCCGCAAGGACGCGGAGACCAGCGTCGAGAAGGCCGCCCAGGCCGGCAAGGCCCTGGACGACATCGCCCGGGCGGTGAAGACCATCACCGACATGAACGTGCAGATCGCCAGCGCCGCCGAGGAGCAGGCCGCCGTGACCGAGGAGCTGAACCGCAACACCAGCAACATCCAGGCGCTGGCCAACCAGTCTGCCGATGGCAGCCGGCAGACCGACGAGGCCTCCCAGGAACTCGCGCGCCTGGCGGCCGATCTGCAGATGGGCCTGGGGCAGTTCAAGGTCTAG
- the maf gene encoding septum formation inhibitor Maf — protein sequence MSAPPRLILGSTSPFRRELLARLHLPFETAAPDIDETRLPDEPPPAYVQRLARLKAEAVAAQTTGEALIIGSDQCAVLGETILGKPHTHERAVAQLRACAGRVVTFHTGLCLLDTRTARTEVDDIRFEVGFRRLSDAEIDNYLRLEQPYNCAGSFKSEALGVALFDHLRGDDPSALVGLPLIRLLAMLRAAGVNPLLPDPPAA from the coding sequence ATGAGCGCCCCGCCCCGCCTGATCCTCGGCTCGACCTCGCCGTTTCGCCGCGAGCTGCTGGCACGCCTGCACCTGCCCTTCGAGACCGCCGCGCCGGACATCGACGAGACCCGGCTGCCGGACGAGCCACCCCCGGCCTACGTGCAGCGCCTGGCCCGGCTCAAGGCCGAGGCCGTGGCGGCGCAGACCACGGGGGAGGCGCTGATCATCGGCTCCGACCAGTGCGCCGTGCTCGGCGAGACCATCCTCGGCAAGCCGCACACCCACGAAAGGGCCGTGGCGCAACTGCGTGCCTGCGCCGGCCGGGTCGTCACCTTTCATACCGGCCTGTGCCTGCTCGACACGCGCACCGCCCGGACCGAGGTCGACGACATCCGGTTCGAAGTCGGCTTCCGCCGGCTCTCGGACGCGGAGATCGACAACTACCTGCGCCTCGAACAGCCCTACAACTGCGCCGGCAGCTTCAAGTCCGAGGCACTGGGCGTGGCACTCTTCGACCACCTGCGCGGCGACGACCCCTCCGCCCTGGTCGGCCTGCCGCTCATCCGCCTGCTCGCGATGCTGCGCGCGGCCGGCGTCAATCCCCTGCTGCCGGACCCACCGGCGGCCTGA
- the rne gene encoding ribonuclease E, with protein MKRILINATQPEELRVAMVDGQRLYDLDIETLAREQKKANIYKGVITRVEPSLEAAFINYGAERHGFLPFKEISRSYFAKEALEAEGRPSIKDAVKEGQEILVQVEKEERGNKGAALTTFVSLAGRYLVLMPNNPRAGGVSRRIEGEDRAEIREALSQLNLPQGMGVIVRTAGVGRSTEELQWDLDYLITLWDAIQKAGEENKAPKLIYQESNVIIRALRDYFRNDIGEIIIDNPEVYQQAQEFVSQVMPHNQRKLKLYTDPVPLFNRYQIESQIESAFTREVHLPSGGSVVIDHTEALTAIDINSARATKGSDIEETALNTNLEAAEEIARQLRLRDLGGLIVIDFIDMAPSKNQREVENRLRDALKMDRARVQIGRISRFGLLEMSRQRLRPSLGESSQIVCPRCNGHGTIRGVESLALSVLRLVEEEAMKEKTGHVVAQLPVNAATFLLNEKREDISAIQQRHGVEITLVPNPHMETPHFEVIRLRADEVQGELKGKSSYELVTREEPELPQSTAPQRAPEAAAVKTVTPSMPAPAPAPIEPEAEAAPQAPVALKPQAPGLLVRLWNLLFAPAPERSTETSEKKTRRRDSSAQSEGRGAARGNATNGNRRGRGGRSSNRRRSETGSQQERRKPQTDGRKSETRDKSADSSPKSRDEAGTRSQEQAAQSSPRSAEGSDAGQDRSTGESRSRRGRRSGRRRRRSPGQDAQGSENNGNNGGNDAQQATETGRPETTEKKESAADAGTPRQPRGSHGDDRQQGRRLRAQRQETGRAADRQSAGDDGSRQDVNPQSEATPKPEAAPKPEAAPQPEAAPKPEAAPKPEAAPKPEAAPKPEAAPKPEAAPKPEAAPKPEAAPKPEAAPKPEAAPKPEAAPTKPEAAPKPVDPQKGNDAPGA; from the coding sequence ATGAAAAGAATTCTGATCAATGCGACGCAGCCCGAAGAGCTGCGCGTGGCGATGGTCGACGGCCAGCGCCTCTACGACCTGGATATCGAAACCCTGGCCCGCGAACAGAAAAAGGCCAATATCTACAAGGGTGTCATCACCCGGGTTGAACCCTCCCTCGAAGCGGCCTTCATCAACTATGGCGCCGAGCGCCATGGCTTCCTGCCGTTCAAGGAAATCTCCCGCAGCTATTTCGCCAAGGAGGCCCTGGAGGCTGAGGGGCGTCCCAGCATCAAGGATGCGGTGAAGGAAGGCCAGGAGATCCTGGTCCAGGTGGAGAAGGAAGAACGCGGCAACAAGGGTGCCGCGCTGACCACCTTCGTCAGCCTTGCCGGCCGCTACCTGGTGCTGATGCCGAACAACCCCCGTGCCGGCGGCGTGTCCCGTCGCATCGAAGGCGAAGACCGCGCCGAGATCCGCGAGGCCCTCTCCCAACTGAACCTGCCGCAGGGCATGGGCGTGATCGTGCGTACCGCCGGCGTGGGCCGCAGCACCGAGGAATTGCAGTGGGACCTCGACTACCTCATCACCCTGTGGGATGCGATCCAGAAGGCGGGCGAGGAGAACAAGGCACCCAAGCTCATCTATCAGGAGAGCAATGTCATCATCCGCGCCCTGCGCGACTACTTCCGCAACGACATCGGTGAGATCATCATCGACAACCCGGAGGTGTACCAGCAGGCGCAGGAATTCGTCTCACAGGTGATGCCGCACAACCAGCGCAAGCTGAAGCTCTACACCGACCCGGTTCCGCTGTTCAACCGCTACCAGATCGAGAGCCAGATCGAGTCCGCGTTCACCCGCGAGGTGCACCTGCCCTCCGGCGGCTCCGTCGTCATCGACCACACCGAGGCACTCACCGCCATCGACATCAACTCGGCGCGCGCCACCAAGGGCAGCGACATCGAGGAGACGGCGCTCAACACCAACCTGGAGGCGGCCGAGGAGATCGCCCGCCAGCTGCGCCTGCGCGACCTGGGCGGCCTCATCGTCATCGACTTCATCGACATGGCGCCGAGCAAGAACCAGCGCGAGGTGGAAAACCGCCTGCGCGACGCCCTGAAGATGGACCGGGCCCGCGTGCAGATCGGCCGCATCTCGCGCTTCGGCCTGCTGGAGATGTCGCGCCAGCGCCTGCGTCCGTCGCTGGGCGAGTCCAGCCAGATCGTCTGCCCGCGCTGCAACGGCCATGGCACCATCCGCGGCGTGGAATCCCTGGCCCTGTCGGTGCTGCGCCTGGTCGAAGAAGAGGCGATGAAGGAAAAGACCGGTCACGTGGTCGCCCAGCTGCCCGTGAATGCCGCCACCTTCCTGCTGAATGAAAAGCGCGAGGACATCAGCGCCATCCAGCAGCGCCACGGCGTCGAGATCACCCTGGTGCCCAACCCCCACATGGAGACCCCGCACTTCGAGGTCATCCGCCTGCGTGCCGACGAGGTCCAGGGCGAGCTCAAGGGCAAGTCCAGCTACGAGCTCGTGACCCGCGAGGAACCCGAGCTGCCCCAGAGCACCGCGCCACAGCGTGCCCCCGAGGCCGCCGCGGTGAAGACCGTCACCCCGTCCATGCCGGCCCCGGCACCCGCCCCCATCGAACCCGAGGCCGAGGCGGCCCCACAGGCCCCCGTGGCCCTGAAGCCCCAGGCCCCGGGTCTGCTGGTGCGCCTGTGGAACCTGCTGTTCGCGCCGGCACCGGAACGCAGCACCGAGACCAGCGAGAAAAAGACGCGTCGCCGCGACAGCTCGGCCCAGTCCGAGGGACGTGGCGCCGCACGCGGCAATGCCACCAACGGCAACCGCCGCGGCCGCGGCGGGCGCAGCAGCAACCGTCGGCGTAGCGAGACCGGCAGCCAGCAGGAGCGCCGCAAGCCGCAGACCGATGGACGCAAGTCCGAGACTCGTGACAAGTCCGCCGACTCGTCCCCGAAATCGCGTGACGAAGCCGGCACCCGGTCCCAGGAGCAGGCGGCACAGTCCTCCCCGCGTTCCGCCGAAGGCTCGGACGCCGGTCAGGACAGGAGTACCGGTGAATCCCGGTCCCGACGTGGTCGACGCTCCGGACGCCGGCGTCGCCGCAGCCCGGGTCAGGACGCCCAGGGCAGTGAGAACAACGGCAACAACGGCGGTAACGATGCCCAGCAGGCAACCGAGACCGGCCGCCCCGAGACGACGGAGAAGAAGGAGTCCGCTGCGGATGCGGGCACGCCCAGGCAGCCGCGTGGTTCGCATGGCGATGACCGCCAGCAGGGCCGCCGCCTGCGGGCACAGCGCCAGGAGACCGGTCGCGCCGCTGACCGCCAATCCGCCGGTGACGACGGGTCGCGACAGGACGTGAATCCGCAATCGGAGGCCACACCGAAGCCGGAGGCCGCACCGAAGCCGGAAGCCGCACCGCAGCCGGAAGCCGCACCGAAGCCGGAAGCCGCACCGAAGCCGGAGGCCGCACCGAAGCCGGAGGCCGCGCCGAAGCCCGAGGCCGCGCCGAAGCCCGAGGCTGCACCGAAGCCGGAGGCCGCACCGAAGCCGGAGGCTGCACCGAAGCCGGAGGCCGCACCGAAGCCGGAGGCCGCACCGAAACCGGAGGCCGCACCGACGAAGCCGGAAGCCGCACCGAAGCCCGTTGATCCCCAGAAGGGGAATGACGCCCCGGGCGCTTGA
- a CDS encoding HAD-IA family hydrolase — translation MNKPYDLLVFDWDGTLMDSQARIVRCLSKSIDDIGAEPRDEAQLSNIIGLGLAEAIRAPYADADAAFIQAFSEAYRRHFLFEDDTPSQLFPGARAVLEALTEAGYLLAVATGKARRGLDRVLEAEGLSPFFHATRCADETFSKPHPAMLEEIMVDLDTPPARTLMIGDTEYDMLMAANARTHGLAVSYGVHALERLLEHASAGHIDDIAELPAWLGRKARSAA, via the coding sequence ATGAACAAGCCATACGATCTGCTGGTCTTCGACTGGGACGGGACGCTGATGGATTCCCAGGCGCGCATCGTGCGCTGCCTTTCGAAGTCCATCGACGACATCGGCGCCGAACCGCGTGACGAGGCGCAGCTCAGCAACATCATCGGCCTCGGTCTCGCCGAGGCCATCCGCGCGCCCTACGCCGATGCCGACGCGGCCTTCATCCAGGCCTTCAGCGAGGCCTACCGCCGCCACTTCCTGTTCGAGGACGATACGCCGAGCCAGCTCTTTCCCGGCGCGCGGGCGGTGCTGGAGGCCCTGACGGAGGCCGGCTACCTGCTGGCCGTGGCCACGGGCAAGGCCCGCCGCGGGCTCGACCGGGTGCTGGAGGCCGAGGGGCTGTCGCCGTTCTTCCACGCCACGCGCTGTGCCGACGAGACCTTCTCCAAACCCCACCCGGCCATGCTCGAGGAGATCATGGTCGACCTGGACACGCCACCGGCCCGCACGCTCATGATCGGCGACACCGAATACGACATGCTCATGGCTGCCAACGCCCGCACGCACGGCCTGGCCGTGAGCTACGGCGTGCACGCGCTGGAGCGTCTGCTGGAACATGCCAGTGCGGGGCATATCGACGATATCGCCGAACTCCCGGCCTGGCTGGGCCGCAAGGCCCGTTCCGCCGCCTGA